A window of the Zeugodacus cucurbitae isolate PBARC_wt_2022May chromosome 2, idZeuCucr1.2, whole genome shotgun sequence genome harbors these coding sequences:
- the LOC105213096 gene encoding zinc finger protein 43, which translates to MCSLSALKCPLCAQTNFPNIDALRVSLIKAANGPLACPICHELFLGLDKLTIHLFSHTTVMMSETSEEPVVTADIKRTEQAIKKVENKFEGEETSISTAAAMKRVSKEKKTKKTRPPVEDTTKTMQGVNGNITFSTQTAKSTSSVDANAPVAKLSTCDICEFTFRDEELRDMHFRLVHQNISNNSDELQANASCVTEPDFKCHLCSKTFKMKGSLRVHLKVVHLMCLPYTGNSPKLSICDRIRHKETKFGTLSNKSSTSVAQPMPLKVENNGAHVLQPTVTKPLSQNQITFAANASQSTAQVPSSFTFGTLTLLPAPTVAANTSGNVLNLNNNGELLHTVDGAPLNSNVLLVINTNPATASSCEKASAIAGGTSLSNVLMNSGKELMEQQSKNSTENNKLWKCNECAKTFTTKYFLKKHKRLHTGEMPYTCEICARTFTFQQSYHKHLLYHSNEKPHVCSTCGRAFKELSTLHNHERIHSGEKPFKCEVCGKCFRQRVSFLVHTRIHTGIMPYKCEVCQKSFRYKVSQRTHKCQPTQCAPDDAVEGATLGNEAGNSMDKQTLEHTADDISENFIKEFLENTRVNIGDAQNSPASAEIAAINAASDCNGNVDEALLTKTIDDIIVESCHKMGIGTQDQHLSSRHMRSSVAAPVPCSDVCNSPTQKLQNMRLYSPQLMTGMPEDVSDNVDNIFPRFLLDDGGNNML; encoded by the exons ATGTGTTCATTGTCTGCGCTGAAGTGTCCGCTTTGTGCGCAGACAAATTTTCCCAATATCGACGCCTTACGTGTCAGTTTAATTAAGGCTGCAAATGGACCGTTGGCCTGTCCCATTTGTCATGAGCTGTTTTTGGGTTTGGACAAGCTTACCATACATCTATTCAGTCATACCACTGTCATGATGAGCGAAACGTCAGAAGAACCCGTTGTCACAGCGGACATTAAACGAACAGAACAAGCAATAAAAAAGGTCGAGAATAAATTTGAAGGAGAAGAGACAAGCATTTCCACAGCAGCGGCAATGAAACGTGTAAGCAAGGAAAAGAAAACTAAGAAGACACGACCGCCCGTCGAGGATACAACGAAAACGATGCAAGGCGTTAACGGAAATATTACGTTTAGTACGCAAACAGCCAAAAGTACGAGCAGTGTAGATGCTAATGCGCCGGTTGCTAAACTTTCTACTTGTGATATTTGTGAGTTCACATTTCGTGACGAGGAACTTCGCGACATGCATTTTCGTTTGGTACATCAGAATATAAGTAACAATAGCGACGAACTTCAAGCGAATGCCTCCTGCGTCACCGAACCCGATTTTAAATGTCACCTCTGTTCGAAGACCTTCAAAATGAAGGGTTCCCTGCGCGTTCATCTTAAAGTAGTCCATCTTATGTGTCTACCTTACACGGGCAACAGTCCCAAATTGAGTATCTGCGATCGTATACGTCATAAGGAAACGAAGTTCGGAACCCTCTCCAACAAGAGTTCGACCAGTGTAGCGCAACCCATGCCGTTGaaagtcgaaaataacggtgCACATGTACTGCAGCCAACAGTAACGAAGCCATTGTCccaaaatcaaataacattcGCGGCGAATGCGTCACAATCGACAGCGCAGGTGCCTAGCAGTTTTACATTCGGCACATTAACTTTGTTGCCGGCACCAACAGTCGCGGCGAACACCTCGGGTAAcgtgttaaatttaaataataacggTGAATTGCTACATACTGTGGACGGCGCGCCATTAAATTCAAATGTACTGCTAGTAATCAATACAAATCCCGCCACGGCATCGAGTTGCGAGAAGGCCTCAGCTATTGCCGGTGGCACTAGCCTGTCGAATGTGTTGATGAATAGTGGCAAGGAGCTAATGGAGCAGCAGAGTAAAAACTCAACAGAGAACAACAAATTGTGGAAGTGCAATGAGTGCGCCAAAACCTTTAcgacaaaatattttctcaaaaagcaCAAACGTTTGCATACGG gtgAGATGCCGTACACTTGTGAGATTTGTGCGCGAACCTTTACTTTCCAGCAGTCATATCACAAGCATCTACTCTATCATAGTAATGAAAAACCTCATGTTTGCTCAACTTGTGGACGTGCCTTTAAGGAATTGTCAACGCTGCACAATCATGAACGAATACATAGTGGTGAGAAGCCCTTCAAGTGTGAAGTGTGTG GTAAATGTTTCCGCCAACGCGTTTCATTTCTGGTACACACTCGCATCCATACCGGCATCATGCCATACAAATGTGAGGTGTGTCAAAAAAGTTTCCGTTATAAGGTCTCACAACGAACACACAAATGCCAGCCAACACAATGCGCGCCAGATGATGCTGTGGAAGGTGCCACACTTGGCAATGAAGCGGGGAATAGCATGGACAAGCAGACGCTCGAACACACTGCCGATGATATATCGGAGAATTTCATTAAAGAATTTCTGGAGAATACCCGCGTAAATATAGGCGATGCACAGAACTCTCCAGCAAGCGCCGAAATTGCCGCGATCAACGCTGCTAGTGATTGCAACGGCAATGTCGATGAGGCACTACTCACCAAAACTATCGACGATATAATTGTTGAGTCGTGTCATAAAATGGGCATTGGTACTCAAGACCAACATTTGTCTTCCAGACATATGCGTTCTTCTGTGGCTGCGCCAGTTCCCTGCAGTGATGTTTGCAATTCACCAACacagaaattacaaaatatgcGCCTTTATTCACCACAATTAATGACAGGCATGCCCGAAGATGTTAGTGATAATGTCGATAATATATTTCCACGATTTTTACTAGACGATGGGGGAAACAATATGCTTTGA
- the LOC105213097 gene encoding coiled-coil domain-containing protein 39 has protein sequence MTTEESSQAQDEIIRKAMLDMGWDPQAEIPMANKENLCILAEMEQMVEEKIQMLESNIQTEDRLEKLLQHSKNAEMCMNQNLKLLQAHQTEVHTEIHLYKVADRVNSKLKVDINKIDKETKCYTEYIDNTEKELCRRKNAIDDLTSRVKWAKTVLLEWREAMEDTNKGYQLIEKYFKEDQELARQKDLRRQLLHNELEKLRKELVKLYDEQKSLEQNIECTAILYRTAHTERRQMVDTWKLAVQQMLQRERDIRHGENELYNLRSEAERVLKERRNYDKHLDAMIQNNRELENNIALLNDETSQIKEQIQKLIDMAVLKENEVDLLQKDLQNLSNKVQQQRVENRKMAKEKDKRNQALEDFKSTLRKLETRLIEMENKHLSAEQRLQMLEEMNDTEEKAQKEINKDKFRLNGLIYRSQEYLQDLKNECRRLEVSNNGLSASITNVIRNTKKMEKELKRLTEVHYEASFKCLQIERKIIVLQGGDFDPMQEAEGQKYLSKLEAQNSILQRRLQTTEAQNKKLDYNMRNLTDVYNADHKRLEAMLFNIKEAQMYCEGGIKRLSVEKNKNQQKIVELSLLKMRSKEFEIEIIACENNTYHLGKHRLQLNRTMKDRLVEIKSQMDLLNLKRKHLNEERSTLLADIGERSKHIDVVRARLELTSKLMGMNEDGTLVTATQLKVVAAQEKQMLLDEGNELNDKVIKAEEEIKAMENTLMLLNHSNDSYRKNLNKKVDEDQVLEEIKELQSNYCLALAQLKSLRNKHRQIEKENDKNLRVYENLERQLEISAGKNMENSEILEKLQKELDDQKIKLQRAEREVKISLKAVKERNLGKEFIEAYERELDLREFEYRNSSALNQLADMAENDDEIGPKMIRIMLEKGLKMPHMLQKTRSFASWRSDISETSSSRDMPMSTPHSSVSETTSVVMQPSVVSIDFSPS, from the exons ATGACTACGGAGGAGAGCTCACAGGCACAAGATGAAATCATACGAAAGGCGATGTTGGATATGGGTTGGGACCCACAGGCGGAAATACCCATGGCCAACAAGGAGAATCTCTGCATCTTGGCCGAAATGGAGCAGATGGTGGAGGAGAAAATACAAATGCTCGAATCGAACATCCAAACCGAGGATCGGTTGGAGAAGCTGTTGCAGCATTCAAAAAATGCTGAAATGTGTATGAATCAGAATTTG AAACTACTTCAAGCGCATCAAACGGAAGTGCACACCGAGATTCATCTTTACAAAGTAGCCGACCGCGTAAATTCCAAACTGAAAGTCGACATCAACAAAATAGATAAGGAAACGAAGTGCTACACCGAATATATAGATAACACAGAGA AAGAGCTATGCCGACGTAAAAATGCCATCGACGATTTGACTTCGCGCGTTAAATGGGCGAAAACGGTGCTGCTCGAGTGGCGCGAAGCCATGGAGGACACCAACAAAGGCTACCAGTTGATAGAGAAGTACTTCAAGGAGGATCAGGAATTGGCGCGCCAAAAAGACTTGCGTCGTCAATTGCTGCACAATGAGCTCGAGAAACTGCGCAAAGAATTGGTGAAGTTATACGATGAGCAAAAATCGTTGGAGCAGAATATAGAATGTACCGCTATACTATATCGCACCGCACATACGGAGCGTCGACAAATGGTGGATACATGGAAGTTGGCGGTGCAGCAGATGTTACAGCGCGAACGCGACATACGACACGGTGAAAACGAGCTGTACAATTTGCGTAGCGAGGCTGAGCGCGTCTTAAAGGAACGCAGAAACTATGATAAACATTTGGATGCCATGATTCAGAATAATCGTGAACTCGAAAATAATATTGCATTGTTGAACGATGAAACTTCGCAGATCAAAGAGCAAATCCAGAAACTTATCGACATGGCGGTGTTGAAAGAGAATGAG gTGGATCTCTTGCAGAAGGATCTGCAAAATCTCTCAAataaagtgcaacaacaacgcgTGGAGAACCGTAAAATGGCTAAGGAAAAAGATAAACGCAATCAAGCGTTGGAAGATTTCAAATCAACACTACGGAAGCTGGAGACACGGCTAATCGAAATGGAGAATAAGCATTTAAGCGCTGAGCAGCGATTACAAATGCTGGAAGAGATGAACGATACTGAAGAAAAGGCACAAAAGGAGATAAACAAAGATAAGTTTCGGTTAAATGGTTTGATATATCGCAGTCAAGAGTATTTGCAGGATTTAAAGAACGAATGCCGTAGATTAGAG GTTTCCAATAACGGCTTGTCAGCGAGCATTACCAATGTCATTCGGAACacgaaaaaaatggaaaaagaacTCAAACGCCTGACGGAAGTGCACTATGAGGCG tctttcaaatgtctgcaaATTGAACGTAAAATAATAGTGCTGCAAGGTGGAGACTTCGATCCCATGCAAGAGGCCGaaggccaaaaatatttatccaaGTTGGAGGCACAAAATTCGATTCTGCAAAGGCGTCTGCAAACCACCGAGGCACAAAACAAAAAGTTGGACTATAATATGCGAAATCTAACCGACGTCTACAATGCCGATCATAAGAGATTGGAGGCGATG CTTTTCAATATCAAGGAAGCGCAAATGTACTGTGAGGGTGGCATTAAACGTTTGAGTGTGGAAAAAAACAAGAACCAACAGAAGATTGTCGAGTTAAGTCTTCTGAAGATGCGCAGCAAGGAGTTTGAGATTGAAATAATCGCTTGTGAAAACAATACCTATCACTTGGGCAAGCATCGTTTGCAACTTAATCGAACTATGAAGGATCGTTTGGTGGAGATAAAGAGTCAAATGGATTTGCTAAATTTGAAGCGTAAACATTTGAATGAAGAAAGAAGCACATTGCTGGCGGATATCGGAGAACGCTCGAAACATATTGATGTAGTGCGTGCACGGCTCGAATTGACCTCCAAGTTAATGGGCATGAACGAAGATGGCACTTTAGTAACGGCAACACAGTTGAAAGTGGTTGCTGCACAAGAGAAGCAAATGCTACTGGACGAGGGTAACGAGTTGAACGATAAAGTGATTAAGGCAGAAGAGGAGATTAAGGCGATGGAAAATACACTAATGCTGCTGAACCATTCTAACGACTCATATCGCAAGAATCTGAATAAGAAAGTGGATGAag ATCAAGTCTTGGAAGAAATAAAGGAATTACAATCGAATTATTGTCTTGCCCTGGCGCAACTCAAGTCACTACGCAACAAACATCGTCAAATAGAGAAAGAAAATGACAAAAATCTTCGTGTATACGAGAACCTGGAACGACAATTGGAAATCTCAGCTGgcaaaaa catGGAAAACAGCGAAATATTGGAAAAACTGCAAAAGGAACTAGATGATCAGAAAATTAAACTGCAACGCGCCGAACGCGAAGTTAAGATTTCTTTGAAGGCGGTGAAGGAGCGTAATTTAGGCAAAGAGTTCATCGAGGCCTATGAACGTGAATTGGATTTGCGTGAGTTCGAATATCGTAACTCGAGCGCACTTAACCAACTTGCTGACATGGCGGAGAATGATGACGAAATCGGCCCCAAAATGATACGAATAATGTTGGAGAAAGGTCTTAAGATGCCACATATGTTGCAGAAGACACGCAGCTTTGCTTCATGGCGTAGTGACATATCGGAGACATCCTCCTCACGAG ATATGCCTATGTCTACTCCACATTCTTCGGTTTCGGAAACTACAAGCGTTGTTATGCAACCATCGGTCGTTTCCATAGATTTTTCACCATCTTAA
- the LOC105213095 gene encoding Bardet-Biedl syndrome 5 protein homolog, with amino-acid sequence MDPLTENLLWEDKEIKFDTPNVQKQLRKGEKVLDTIYHIEDTKGNPGDTGRLLATNLRLIWHSLSHKKYNLAIGYGRFVNTNTRSVVSKAGGPTQALYILATGSNTRFEFLFTDISGDTARRDAPIFQSVFEIYQLYQRTYLYRDLKLRGAIFLSGQLIIMPDELVYNNINGVWNLSSDQGNLGSFVLTNIRLVWFADANDTFNISLPYLQISNIRIRESKYGPALVIQTTETGGGYVLGFRIDPVERLNDIFKELISLHTIYTENPNFGVRYDSTDAKKRLEKMKETEEFKTEEFQEIDERQEREVNTKLNTYLAEGMAVAGSEAPLREPVYCKELGFAMERIRDGYKLQDLWDVLPRVEGE; translated from the exons ATGGACCCGCTAACAGAAAATTTACTCTGGGaggataaagaaattaaatttgacaCACCAAATGT aCAAAAGCAGCTGCGAAAAGGTGAAAAGGTTTTGGACACCATTTATCACATTGAGGATACTAAAGGCAATCCCGGTGATACTGGACGTCTTTTAGCCACTAATCTACGTCTTATTTGGCATTCCCTATCacataagaaatataatttgg CAATCGGCTATGGTCGATTTGTAAACACCAATACGCGCTCGGTGGTGTCGAAAGCAGGTGGCCCAACACAAGCGCTATACATACTAGCCACCGGCAGTAATACACGGTTTGAGTTCCTCTTCACCGACATATCTGGTGATACTGCACGAAGAGATGCACCAATTTTTCAAAGCGTTTTCGAAATCTATCA ATTGTATCAACGCACATACTTATATAGAGACCTAAAACTACGTGGCGCTATTTTTTTATCGGGTCAATTGATAATCATGCCGGATGAGTTGGTCTATAACAACATTAACGGTGTTTGGAATTTGTCTAGCGATCAAGGAAATTTAGGCTCATTTGTACTCACCAATATTCGTTTAGTGTGGTTTGCCGATGCGAATGATACTTTCAATATTAGTTTGCCCTATTTGCAAATATCGAAC ATACGCATACGCGAATCGAAATATGGCCCGGCACTTGTGATACAAACTACAGAAACCGGAGGAGGCTATGTGCTCGGTTTTCGCATAGATCCCGTTGAGCGCCTGAATGATATATTTAAGGAACTCATCTCATTACATACAATTTATACGGAGAATCCGAATTTCGGTGTGCGTTATGATTCTACGGATGCGAAAAAACGTTTGGAGAAAATGAAAGAGACAGAGGAGTTCAAAACTGAAGAATTTCAAGAGATTGACGAACGCCAAGAACGTGAAGTCAACACAAAGCTTAACACATATTTGGCAGAGGGAATGGCAGTGGCCGGCAGTGAAGCACCGTTAAGGGAACCAGTATATTGTAAGGAGTTGGGGTTTGCAATGGAGCGCATACGGGATGGATATAAACTGCAGGATTTATGGGATGTGTTGCCTAGAGTAGAGGGAGAATAA